A segment of the Bradyrhizobium sp. CCBAU 53340 genome:
TGACGCGACTGTGATCATGGGCAAACCGTCCAAGAAGATCTTCGCATGCTTGCCGTTGGTACTAACGCGGTTGCCGATACCGAATCGCGTCTAGCTCGCTGGTCACCGCTTCCTTTTCGGTCACTGGCACATTGCAAGGTGGCCGCCGTCTTCGCGCTCGTTAATGTCGATTTTGGCGTTGTCGACCGTTCGCGCAATCATCTTCCGCAACGTGCTGTCATGGCCCGGTGTCGTTTTCACGAGCAGGGTCCCGGCACCCGTGAAGAACACGTTGATTGAGTGACCAGTCCCTCTTGCTTCCGCGTACGGCGCGCTATCGGCCACGACTGGCGCCGGGATGTCGCGCAAGAGCCGCAAGTCGTAATCACGACCGTCAGTGGTGACCACGGTGCCAGATTCCACGCCAGCAAAACCGGTATTGCGCATGGGCTCCGGAACCGTGCATTTCATGCCCAACAAGTTCAGGAAGCGCAGCACGTCCCCCGGGATTTCTTTCGGGCTCGCGCTGGATACCGTTCGTTGAGGAAGCCCGGCCCCGCAGTCCCCTCCGGTAGCAACCGCGAAGGCAACTTTGTCTGTCAGTGCTATGACGACGGCGCTAGCGCTGCGCGGGAAATAAAGCAGATACAGGCTATTCCTCGGAGTCTCAGCAACTGCTACCAGTGCACCAGCGCTAGCCAGCGCAGCGTTGCTGACTTTGTAAAACATCCCGAACACACCCGCTCTTGCGCCGTCTCCCAAGAACATAGTCCCCTCGCGCATGACCGCTCCGCCGCCGAAATTGCACATCATGCCGTCAGCTTTCGCGGCGGTAGCTGCCCACGTCATGACGGTCATCATGCAAAGCGATATCAGCAGTTTCTTCATTGTGTGGAACCTTTCGAAATTGGTTGCTGATTACCTACACTCCGGTAGGCTCCATAGGTTGTCAGGCAGGAAGTCATCCGTCTCCGTTTTGAGGTAGTCGCGACTCTCATGCTTCGCGACTTTCACCCATACGGACTTGCCCTGCTCGCTTACGTAGTAGGAACGGGGATCCCGCTCGACGTTAGCGATCGCGGTTTCTTCAGAGTCTCGCCAGCCACTACCGTGCATGTGATTTGACGAGCAGCTGTATGCTTTCCCATCGTTGCGGGGGCCGCTATTGACTGTTGACGAAGACGGACTCGCTGTCCTGTGGTTGGTATCTCCAATGCCACTAACGGCCCCTAAGCTGTGTCGCGGGGACGGAAGGCCACCCCCGCCAAGGTGGCCTTTTCCGACTCAGGGTTGAAACGGTGGATGATTCGCGCTGCAGAGTCGAATCCCGGAACCGTCTTACAGTGGATATCGGAGTCGCTCAGTACTCGGTCAAAGCTGCTGCACGACCCTTCGCTGCGCATCTGCATTCTCTTCGATGTATCGCTGTGTGGTCCGCAGGTTGGAGTGTCCGGCTAGGGCTTGAACGTCCCTGAGTGATCCGCCGACGGTGGAAATCTTCCGCGCAGCGCCAGTGATGAAGGTCCTTCGGCCGCTGTGACTGGAGCAGCCGACGAAGCCCAAGTGCCGATACCATCGCTGGAACATGTTCACGATCACTTGCGGTGATGTGCACGCCATTCGCTCAGTGCTGATCACGTAGTTGCCCGTCTCTCTGGTCAGAGTTTGTCGGCACGCGATGAGCGACGCCCTAATTTCGGGATGGATGGGAATTACACGGCCAGACGTTCCTTTGCTCGCATCATCGGTTAGGTGGATGGCATGGCCGACTTGGCCAGTCGCGTCGCTGACCATGCGCCAAGTCAGGTGAGCGATCTCCTTCGCTCTAAGCCCGGCCTTTGTCGAGAGCAGGAAGATCAGCCTGTTCCGCTCCGGGTATCTGGTGGTTGAGAGATAGGCGAGGGTCGCCTCGGCTTGTCCTTTGCTCAACGTCTTTGCTTGCTTCCCCAAGCCCATCTCGTCCTCCAGGCGTCGGTCGACGGCTAACAGGACGCTGGACTGTAATCAGTTCGGATCATTGGTACATGCTTGCGTAGCAGGGCGGCCAGAAGGTCTACTTTCTAACCGGCTTTTTGCGAGCTGTGCTACCCTTTCCGGGGACCCAATTCGGCTACCCCCGCCAGGGCGGCTGTACCCCGGTCCCTGCCACTCACCATGCGGATCGTTAGTCCGATAGGCGGGCGCTTTTTTTACGAGAGCGGGTCGACTTCCTCGTCAGGCTGCGGCTCGCCTTTGGCGACTAACTCTTTCAGGAGTTCCAAATCGTCGTTCTTCAGGCCACCGCCGTACTTTGCCAGAAGCTTCGCATAAAACTGGTGAACGTCGGTATCATCGATGATCCAGCCAACTTGGTTGTTCTGCCCGGGGATTTTAATAAGGCGCTCCACCTGGGCGATGGTGAACTGCTCAAAAGCGTCGAGCTTTCCGATATAGCTATGCGTAGAGGCGAAACTGCCGCTATTGCTCAGGCTGTTGATGGCAAGATCGCTCTCAACCTGACTGGCTATCTTGATGTCAGGGAAACGGTCCTTAAAGAAATCGGAGATCTTCGAGTAGTAATTAATGGACGATTTCTTCTCGGTCTCCCACTCGTCCCGCAGGAATTCATTGAAAGCGCCGTCGGAGAGCTGCGAGCGATAGTCCTTGTCCTCTGACACTAGATATAAGTCCGTACCTTTAGCGATAGTCGCCAACAACGTTTCCCAATTCATGGCATCTCCGAGGCTCTCGTTCTTTCCGGGCGGATTGCCGAGCCGGACGCGCCGCAGCGCGTTCAGATAGTGCTCGTCATCGAACTCGGGCTTGGTCGCCACCTTGAAAAGGCCGGTCACGACCTCGTCGGCCTTGAGCGACATATTCTCGGCATCTTCTTTCATCTTACCAACCAGCTCAGCGTGGAGCTTGTCGGCCTTCTTCAAAGTGCCTCTCAGCTCCTCGTATTCCGAATAGTCTTTCGAGAACGCCGGAAAGGACGCATTGAACTTAGCTTCGCGCAGCTTTTTCATCGCGTCGGATATTTTCGCACCCCGATTGCGCCAGAACTCGTCCCCGACCTGCTTCGGAACTATGAGGCTGATCTCCTTATTCTTCACCAAAGCGACTAGCTTCTTCAGCTCTTCAATGTCCTCACTGGTGAGGTGATAGAAAGAAAGCAGGACGTTTGTGTCGATGAAAAGAGTGATCATGCGCCGACTCGCAAAAGACCGGCGCAGTGAAGAGTACCAGGAGAGCTTTTTCAAGGGCTCATCCGCAGGTTTAGTGCTGAGGGGCCTTGACGCGCCAGGTCTCGACAGAAACGTGGCCATCGCCCCAGCAGGGTTGACGGCAAGCTGGGCATGCCGAGCCGCCGGCCGTATGGCCGCCTTACCCTTCCCATGAGCATCGCCGATCTTATTGCGGAGTAATCCCGGCCCCGCAAAAGTAGCGAGATACGGAAA
Coding sequences within it:
- a CDS encoding DUF3892 domain-containing protein; the protein is MHGSGWRDSEETAIANVERDPRSYYVSEQGKSVWVKVAKHESRDYLKTETDDFLPDNLWSLPECR
- a CDS encoding site-specific integrase, which produces MGLGKQAKTLSKGQAEATLAYLSTTRYPERNRLIFLLSTKAGLRAKEIAHLTWRMVSDATGQVGHAIHLTDDASKGTSGRVIPIHPEIRASLIACRQTLTRETGNYVISTERMACTSPQVIVNMFQRWYRHLGFVGCSSHSGRRTFITGAARKISTVGGSLRDVQALAGHSNLRTTQRYIEENADAQRRVVQQL
- a CDS encoding PIN domain-containing protein; protein product: MITLFIDTNVLLSFYHLTSEDIEELKKLVALVKNKEISLIVPKQVGDEFWRNRGAKISDAMKKLREAKFNASFPAFSKDYSEYEELRGTLKKADKLHAELVGKMKEDAENMSLKADEVVTGLFKVATKPEFDDEHYLNALRRVRLGNPPGKNESLGDAMNWETLLATIAKGTDLYLVSEDKDYRSQLSDGAFNEFLRDEWETEKKSSINYYSKISDFFKDRFPDIKIASQVESDLAINSLSNSGSFASTHSYIGKLDAFEQFTIAQVERLIKIPGQNNQVGWIIDDTDVHQFYAKLLAKYGGGLKNDDLELLKELVAKGEPQPDEEVDPLS